One genomic segment of Priestia aryabhattai includes these proteins:
- a CDS encoding YitT family protein translates to MKTIYKDIILIIAGALLVAASIDFFVIPNKLGDGSTVGIALVLYYLFHIPTSISTFLVNLIFIALAYKFLTKKTILYTILGAVMTSVFLGLVSYIPFHVHDMILGIVFGALLMGTGLALIFIADGSTGGTTLLAYLLNYTKGYNISKSMFYMDSVIILASVFAIGVNNTLYTFIFVYLCAKIVDIVIEGFHNKKAMTIMSDQYKDIAQVITSEFGNAATIFYGYGYYANKDKRIIYVVIKKNELLKIKKKIQQIDPNSFIVIHEVKEVVGGKFGFIGNSPHETKAATK, encoded by the coding sequence TTGAAAACAATCTATAAAGACATCATTTTAATTATTGCCGGAGCGCTTTTAGTTGCTGCATCGATTGATTTTTTTGTCATTCCAAATAAATTAGGTGACGGAAGTACGGTTGGTATTGCTCTTGTTTTATATTATTTATTTCATATCCCTACAAGTATCAGCACTTTCCTTGTGAACCTTATATTTATTGCCTTAGCCTATAAATTCCTAACAAAAAAAACGATTCTTTATACTATTCTAGGAGCTGTCATGACGTCCGTTTTCCTCGGTCTGGTCAGTTATATTCCCTTTCACGTTCACGACATGATTTTAGGAATTGTATTCGGCGCCTTACTAATGGGAACCGGACTGGCTCTCATTTTTATCGCGGATGGGTCTACCGGTGGAACAACTCTTTTAGCTTATTTATTAAACTACACAAAAGGCTATAATATCTCTAAAAGCATGTTCTACATGGACAGCGTTATTATTTTAGCATCAGTTTTTGCCATTGGCGTCAACAACACCCTCTATACCTTTATATTCGTCTATCTTTGTGCCAAAATCGTCGATATTGTTATCGAAGGTTTCCACAACAAAAAAGCAATGACCATTATGTCTGATCAATATAAAGACATAGCGCAAGTTATCACCAGTGAATTTGGAAATGCAGCCACAATCTTTTACGGATATGGCTACTACGCCAATAAAGATAAACGTATTATTTACGTTGTTATTAAAAAGAACGAGCTATTAAAAATTAAAAAGAAAATCCAGCAAATTGACCCGAATTCTTTTATTGTCATCCACGAAGTAAAAGAAGTTGTCGGCGGGAAATTTGGCTTTATCGGCAATTCGCCTCATGAAACAAAAGCCGCTACTAAATAA
- a CDS encoding 5-deoxy-glucuronate isomerase yields the protein MLGKLGELNKGYNVLTEMAGQHKEMLMDIGIYNMPQGKEETLLDSSNETAILLLEGKVKLEWEGHSKEIQRQSLFEEEPWCLHVSKNVDVKITALANSEVLVQKTDNEKEFSSKLYTPEDCQNTVAGEGVWKGTAQRVIRTIFDYNNAPYSNLVIGEVISYPGRWSSYPPHHHDQPEVYYYRFDKPQGFGCAMVGEDAYRVVDNSFITIPGELDHPQATAPGYAMYFCWMIRHLDNNPWTDRIMEEEHKWLLKPDAKIWPEK from the coding sequence ATGTTAGGTAAATTAGGTGAATTAAATAAAGGATACAACGTACTTACAGAAATGGCCGGTCAGCACAAAGAAATGCTGATGGATATTGGGATTTATAACATGCCCCAAGGAAAAGAGGAAACTTTACTAGACAGCAGCAACGAAACGGCTATTCTTTTACTAGAAGGAAAGGTAAAGCTAGAGTGGGAAGGCCATTCGAAAGAAATTCAGCGTCAGTCCCTTTTTGAAGAGGAGCCTTGGTGTTTGCACGTTTCGAAAAATGTGGATGTTAAAATTACCGCGCTTGCCAATAGTGAAGTACTAGTTCAAAAAACGGATAATGAAAAAGAATTTTCATCAAAATTATATACGCCTGAAGATTGTCAAAATACAGTGGCTGGTGAAGGAGTATGGAAAGGTACTGCTCAGCGTGTAATTCGAACAATTTTTGACTACAATAACGCTCCTTATTCTAACCTTGTTATTGGAGAAGTTATTTCTTATCCAGGAAGATGGTCGAGTTATCCGCCTCATCATCATGACCAGCCTGAAGTATATTACTATCGTTTTGACAAGCCACAAGGGTTTGGCTGCGCAATGGTCGGAGAAGATGCGTACCGTGTAGTTGATAATAGTTTTATTACAATTCCTGGTGAATTGGATCACCCTCAAGCAACGGCTCCCGGCTATGCGATGTACTTCTGCTGGATGATTCGCCATCTTGACAATAATCCGTGGACAGACCGTATCATGGAAGAAGAGCATAAATGGTTATTGAAACCGGATGCGAAAATTTGGCCTGAAAAATAA
- a CDS encoding LacI family DNA-binding transcriptional regulator: MKPTIYSVAEEAGVSISTVSKVINQTGHISERTRQKVIEVMAQLNYHPSVVASALTGKPTKTIGLLVPDISNPFFADLARSIEDRSHERGFHVVMCNTDNEAEKEKKYLSLLIRQRIDGLIVASAFRNANLLKNMLKQDIPISVIASEIPHISVNTVTVDNYKGSYLATDYLLSLHHEKIAIITENAKSNHARLDAFRDAMQENGIIVSPQHVITTEASIQKGYESAKRIFSLKEKVTAIFACNDLLAIGVMQAAKEFKIDVPKDLSVIGFDNTVLSTTITPMLTTVAQPTQEMAVNVVDLLVREMEYPTMHKEHLLLEPKLIVRKSTAPLRRDARNSINNWSR, from the coding sequence ATGAAACCAACCATTTATAGTGTGGCTGAAGAAGCAGGAGTATCAATTTCTACCGTATCAAAAGTCATTAATCAAACCGGTCATATTAGTGAAAGAACAAGACAAAAAGTAATTGAGGTTATGGCGCAGTTGAATTACCACCCAAGCGTCGTGGCATCTGCTTTAACAGGAAAGCCCACTAAAACGATTGGGCTTCTCGTACCCGACATCTCCAACCCTTTTTTTGCCGACTTGGCAAGAAGCATAGAAGACCGAAGTCATGAGCGAGGCTTCCACGTTGTAATGTGCAATACCGATAACGAGGCGGAAAAAGAGAAAAAGTATTTATCGCTGTTAATTCGTCAAAGAATTGACGGCTTAATTGTAGCTTCGGCTTTTCGAAATGCTAATCTTTTAAAAAATATGCTTAAGCAAGATATACCGATTAGCGTTATTGCTTCAGAAATTCCTCATATATCCGTTAATACAGTGACAGTGGATAACTACAAAGGAAGCTATTTAGCGACTGATTATTTACTGTCTTTACATCATGAAAAAATTGCAATTATTACAGAAAATGCAAAAAGTAATCATGCCCGTTTAGATGCTTTTCGAGACGCCATGCAAGAAAATGGAATCATCGTATCACCTCAGCACGTTATTACGACCGAGGCAAGTATTCAAAAAGGATATGAAAGTGCTAAGCGAATTTTTTCATTAAAGGAGAAAGTGACGGCTATTTTTGCTTGTAACGATTTACTGGCTATCGGCGTTATGCAAGCGGCAAAGGAATTTAAAATTGATGTGCCGAAGGACTTATCAGTCATTGGATTTGATAATACGGTTCTTTCTACTACCATCACGCCCATGTTGACGACGGTAGCACAACCAACACAGGAAATGGCTGTAAACGTAGTGGATTTGCTGGTTAGAGAAATGGAATATCCAACTATGCATAAAGAACATTTGCTTCTTGAGCCGAAATTGATTGTCCGAAAATCAACGGCTCCGTTACGAAGAGACGCCAGAAACTCCATAAATAATTGGTCACGATAA
- the iolE gene encoding myo-inosose-2 dehydratase, translated as MFKENTVKLGIAPIAWTNDDLPELGAENTFEQCISEMALTGFKGSEVGNKYPRNVSILKKALSLRNLEIASAWFSTFLTTKPLEETVTPFIEHRDFLYEMGAKVIVVSEQGHSIQGLMDVPLFKGKPVFTPQEWNRLAEGLHYLGKLAREKGMHIVYHHHMGTGVQTTEEIEQLMELTNPELVSLLFDTGHLVFSGEEPLYILKKYLHRIKHVHLKDIRQEVVDRVKEQELSFLQAVKEGAFTVPGDGAIEFDEVFTTLATSDYNGWFVVEAEQDPALANPFEYALKARNFIKEKSGL; from the coding sequence ATGTTCAAGGAAAATACGGTCAAACTGGGGATTGCTCCAATTGCTTGGACAAATGATGATTTACCTGAACTAGGAGCTGAAAATACATTTGAACAGTGTATCAGTGAGATGGCTTTAACCGGTTTTAAAGGAAGTGAGGTAGGAAACAAATATCCGCGAAACGTTTCCATCTTAAAAAAAGCATTATCGCTGCGGAACTTAGAAATTGCAAGCGCATGGTTTAGTACATTTTTAACGACAAAGCCGCTGGAAGAAACGGTGACTCCATTTATTGAACATCGCGATTTTTTATACGAAATGGGAGCAAAAGTAATCGTTGTGTCTGAACAAGGACACAGCATTCAAGGGCTGATGGATGTTCCTTTATTTAAAGGAAAGCCTGTGTTCACGCCACAAGAGTGGAACAGACTTGCAGAAGGCCTGCATTATCTTGGGAAACTAGCCCGAGAGAAAGGTATGCATATTGTCTATCATCATCACATGGGAACAGGCGTACAAACAACAGAAGAAATTGAGCAGCTAATGGAGCTTACTAATCCAGAGCTTGTCTCGCTGTTATTTGATACGGGCCATCTTGTCTTTTCAGGAGAAGAACCTCTTTATATTTTAAAAAAATATTTACATCGTATTAAACATGTTCATTTAAAGGATATTCGCCAAGAAGTAGTTGATAGAGTAAAAGAACAAGAGCTGAGCTTCTTGCAAGCGGTAAAAGAAGGAGCCTTTACTGTTCCAGGTGACGGAGCTATTGAATTTGATGAAGTGTTTACTACGCTGGCCACTTCGGATTATAACGGCTGGTTTGTTGTAGAAGCAGAACAGGATCCAGCGCTCGCTAATCCTTTTGAATATGCGCTAAAAGCGAGAAACTTTATTAAAGAAAAAAGCGGTCTTTAA
- the iolD gene encoding 3D-(3,5/4)-trihydroxycyclohexane-1,2-dione acylhydrolase (decyclizing), with protein sequence METVKMTTAQALVKFLNQQYVEFDGKQHKFIKGIFTIFGHGNVVGLGQALEEDAGELDIYQGRNEQGMANAAMAFAKQKHRKQIMACTSSVGPGSANMVTTAATASANNIPVLLLPGDVFATRQPDPVLQQIEQSYDLSISTNDAFRPVSKYWDRVSRPEQLMTAMINAMRVLTNPADTGAVTICLPQDVQGEAWDFPAYFFQKRVHRIERRLPTKDSLGDAIQVMKTKKKPIIICGGGVRYSEAAKELKQFASEFHIPFGETQAGKSAVESDYRYNLGGIGVTGNSAANTIAKEADLVIGVGTRFTDFTTASKQLFQHPEVQFLTINTSEFHANKLDAVKLVADAKEGLLALREELTSIGYQSGYTTEIASAKDAWETELERLHSIRFTGAKFIPEIKGHLDESLAEYAESLGTQLTQTEVIGEVNKLLDHNSVIVGAAGSLPGDLQRMWKSNKPNTYHMEYGYSCMGYEVSGALGVKLAEPAKEVYAMVGDGSYQMLHSELITSLQERKKINILLFDNSGFGCINNLQMSNGMGSFGTEFRYRNDETGKLNGNVMKIDFAASAAGYGVKTYRVSSLEELKTAIADAQKQEVSTLIDIKVLPKTMTNGYESWWHVGVAEVSGNQHVQEAYKDKVKKLEMARVY encoded by the coding sequence ATGGAAACAGTTAAGATGACGACGGCACAAGCGTTGGTGAAATTTTTAAATCAGCAGTATGTTGAATTTGATGGAAAGCAGCACAAGTTTATTAAAGGGATTTTTACAATTTTTGGGCACGGGAATGTAGTAGGTCTTGGGCAAGCTTTGGAAGAAGATGCAGGAGAATTAGACATATACCAAGGACGTAATGAACAAGGGATGGCCAATGCAGCGATGGCTTTTGCAAAACAAAAACATCGAAAGCAGATTATGGCTTGCACATCTTCAGTGGGCCCAGGCTCAGCAAATATGGTTACAACGGCAGCCACCGCTTCAGCTAATAACATTCCAGTTTTGCTGCTTCCCGGCGATGTATTTGCAACTAGACAGCCGGATCCTGTTTTGCAGCAAATTGAACAGTCATATGATTTATCTATTTCTACAAACGATGCTTTTCGTCCAGTGAGCAAGTACTGGGATCGCGTAAGCAGACCTGAACAATTGATGACAGCTATGATCAACGCGATGCGGGTATTAACGAATCCAGCAGACACGGGAGCTGTAACTATTTGTTTGCCTCAAGATGTGCAGGGAGAAGCATGGGATTTTCCTGCTTATTTCTTCCAAAAGCGCGTTCACCGCATTGAGCGCCGCCTTCCGACTAAGGACAGTCTAGGCGATGCGATTCAAGTAATGAAAACAAAAAAAAAGCCAATCATTATTTGTGGAGGCGGCGTTCGGTATTCAGAAGCCGCAAAGGAGTTAAAGCAATTTGCTAGTGAGTTCCACATTCCATTTGGGGAAACTCAAGCGGGGAAAAGTGCCGTTGAAAGCGACTACCGCTATAATCTTGGCGGAATTGGTGTAACAGGGAACTCAGCTGCTAACACAATTGCTAAAGAAGCGGATTTAGTGATTGGAGTAGGCACTCGATTTACTGATTTTACAACAGCCTCTAAACAGCTTTTTCAACATCCGGAAGTGCAATTTCTTACAATTAACACGTCTGAATTTCACGCGAATAAGCTCGATGCTGTGAAACTTGTAGCTGATGCAAAAGAAGGGCTGCTTGCTCTTAGAGAAGAACTAACATCAATTGGTTATCAGTCTGGTTATACGACAGAAATTGCAAGTGCTAAAGACGCATGGGAAACAGAATTAGAGCGTCTACATAGCATACGTTTTACTGGGGCAAAGTTTATTCCAGAAATAAAAGGTCATTTAGATGAGAGCTTAGCTGAATATGCAGAATCACTTGGTACTCAATTAACGCAAACAGAAGTAATTGGAGAGGTGAATAAGCTCCTTGATCACAATTCCGTTATTGTTGGTGCAGCAGGAAGTCTTCCGGGTGACTTACAGAGAATGTGGAAGTCTAATAAACCCAATACCTATCATATGGAATATGGGTATTCATGCATGGGATATGAAGTATCAGGCGCACTTGGAGTTAAGCTAGCGGAACCAGCTAAAGAAGTGTATGCGATGGTTGGAGATGGAAGCTATCAAATGCTTCATTCAGAGCTCATTACAAGCCTTCAAGAAAGAAAAAAAATAAATATTTTACTATTTGATAATTCCGGTTTCGGATGCATTAACAATCTTCAAATGTCAAATGGAATGGGAAGCTTTGGAACAGAGTTTCGCTATCGAAACGATGAAACAGGAAAGCTAAACGGAAACGTGATGAAAATTGATTTTGCAGCCAGCGCCGCAGGCTACGGTGTAAAAACATATCGTGTAAGTTCTCTTGAAGAATTAAAAACGGCGATAGCAGATGCACAAAAGCAAGAGGTTTCTACGCTAATTGATATTAAAGTGCTGCCAAAAACTATGACGAATGGTTATGAATCATGGTGGCATGTAGGAGTAGCAGAGGTATCTGGAAATCAGCATGTACAAGAAGCTTATAAAGATAAAGTGAAAAAACTTGAAATGGCAAGGGTTTATTAA
- a CDS encoding CoA-acylating methylmalonate-semialdehyde dehydrogenase: protein MTQTAVKTVKNYIGGQWIESATSKTEPVYNPATGELIAQVPLSTKEDVDQAVQAANEAFKGWAKTAVPKRARILFKYQQLLVDNWDELAKLVTVENGKSFNEARGEVQRGIECVEFAAGAPTLMMGKQLPDIATDIESGMYRYPIGVIGGITPFNFPMMVPCWMFPLAIACGNTFVLKPSERTPLLAARLAELFEEAGLPKGVLNIVNGAHDVVNGLLEHKLVKAISFVGSQPVAEYVYKKGTENLKRVQALAGAKNHSIVLNDADLNVATKQIIGAAFGSAGERCMAASVVTVQEEIADQLIERLVEEANNIVIGDGLEENVFLGPVIRENHKERTLSYIESGVQEGAELIRDGRTDAAVNGNGYFVGPTIFDRVTQEMKIWQDEIFAPVLSIVRVKTLEEAIEVANNSRFANGACIYTGSGASVREFRENIESGMLGVNVGVPAPMAFFPFSGWKDSFYGDLHANGTDGVEFYTRKKMVTTRW, encoded by the coding sequence ATGACACAAACAGCGGTAAAAACAGTAAAAAACTATATTGGCGGACAATGGATTGAATCAGCTACATCAAAAACAGAGCCTGTGTATAACCCAGCGACAGGTGAATTAATCGCACAAGTGCCTCTTTCTACCAAAGAAGATGTAGACCAAGCGGTGCAAGCGGCAAATGAAGCTTTCAAAGGATGGGCAAAAACAGCCGTGCCTAAACGTGCACGCATTTTATTCAAGTATCAGCAGCTGTTAGTAGATAACTGGGATGAATTAGCAAAGTTAGTGACAGTTGAAAATGGAAAAAGCTTTAACGAAGCGCGCGGTGAAGTGCAGCGTGGAATTGAATGTGTAGAATTTGCAGCTGGAGCTCCTACGTTAATGATGGGTAAACAGCTTCCTGATATCGCAACAGACATTGAATCTGGCATGTACCGCTATCCGATTGGTGTAATTGGGGGAATTACGCCGTTCAATTTTCCAATGATGGTTCCTTGCTGGATGTTTCCGCTTGCGATCGCTTGCGGCAATACATTTGTGTTAAAGCCGTCTGAACGTACACCGCTTTTAGCTGCAAGGTTAGCTGAGCTTTTTGAAGAAGCTGGTTTGCCAAAAGGAGTGTTAAACATTGTAAACGGTGCTCATGACGTAGTAAATGGACTTCTTGAACATAAGCTCGTAAAAGCTATTTCGTTTGTTGGTTCACAGCCTGTAGCTGAATATGTGTACAAAAAAGGTACGGAAAATTTAAAGCGTGTTCAAGCTTTAGCCGGTGCCAAAAACCACTCGATCGTATTAAATGATGCAGACTTGAACGTAGCAACAAAACAAATTATCGGAGCTGCTTTTGGTTCAGCGGGTGAACGTTGTATGGCAGCATCTGTTGTCACTGTACAGGAAGAAATTGCGGATCAATTGATTGAAAGATTAGTAGAAGAGGCAAACAATATTGTAATTGGCGACGGCTTAGAAGAAAACGTCTTCTTAGGACCGGTTATTCGTGAAAATCATAAAGAGCGTACGCTTAGCTATATCGAATCAGGCGTGCAAGAAGGTGCCGAGCTGATCCGTGATGGTCGCACAGATGCAGCAGTAAATGGCAACGGATACTTTGTTGGACCAACGATTTTTGATCGTGTCACCCAAGAAATGAAAATTTGGCAAGATGAGATCTTTGCACCTGTGCTGTCTATTGTGCGCGTGAAAACATTAGAAGAAGCCATTGAAGTAGCCAATAATTCCCGCTTTGCAAACGGTGCTTGCATTTATACAGGTAGCGGCGCAAGCGTACGTGAATTCCGTGAAAATATTGAATCCGGTATGTTAGGAGTAAACGTAGGGGTGCCAGCACCTATGGCGTTCTTCCCGTTTTCTGGTTGGAAAGACTCTTTCTACGGTGATCTTCATGCAAATGGTACAGACGGCGTGGAATTTTATACAAGAAAGAAAATGGTTACAACTCGGTGGTAA